The Pukyongia salina genome segment TGGGATTATATTACGATCTACCGTATCTACTGGATGATTTCGGACTCTTATTCGGCATCTCACTTTATCATCATTCTAATGGGAGTATAAAAGCACCAAATACAGGGACAAATATTCTTTCCTTCGAAATGGCTCTTTCATACAACAAATCTGTTCAGCAGGAAAATTCGTTTAATTCGGGAGAACAAGAGGAAGTAGATAGATCTGTTCATTGGAATGTTGCTGTGAGTGGCGGATTTAACAGTAGCGATTACCTTAACCTGGGAACACATCCGTTTGCGGTAGTTAGCGGATATGCGGATAAACGCCTAGGGAGTATTAGTGCAGTACAGTTGGGTGCCGAAATATTTTTTTCCGAATTCCTACGAGAAGAGATCAGGTATGTGGCCGCGGCATTTCCAAAGCGGGGAATAGATCCGGACACCGATTGGAAACGTGTGGGGATCTTTGCAGGCCATGAATTTAGGATAGGAGATATTGGCCTGCCCACTCAAATAGGATACTATATTTACTATCCATACACATACGAAAGCCGTGTGTACCTTCGTGTAGGGGGGAAATATTATTTTAACCACAGGTGGTTTACTACCTTAACCATCAAGGCCCATGCTGCAAACGCCGAAGCCATCGAATTTGGAGCAGGCATAAGATTGTAAAATGAAAAAGTATCTCATTATATTATTTGTGATCCTGGCTGCATGTGACAGTAGTGATGCTCCAGACTGTCTCAGGGTGGCCGGTAACAGGGAGGTGAGATTTTTTTCTGTTTCTGAATTTAACTCCATCCGTATTGAGGATAATATCAACCTGGTGATAAGACAGGGTGATGAAATCAAGGTAAGTGTGGAAGCCGGCAAGAATTTATTTGAAGAAATTAAGGTGGTAGTTGAAGGAAATACACTTGTGATCACAAATGATAGTCGCTGTGAACTTTTCAGAAATTATGAAGATGTGACCGCTCTGGTATCGGCTCCTAATATATCGGAGATTCGCAATGCCTCAATTGGCAACGTGTATAGCGAAGGGATACTAAACTATCCGGTTCTCTCGTTGGGTAGTAATACCAACGGCGGAATTGATAATGTGAAAAAAAGCGGAGATTTCATCGTAGAACTGAATTGTGATCTTCTCATAGCCGAAGCCAATGGATTTAGCCGATATTTTGTGAGTGGAATTGCACGAGAAGCCAGAATTGTTTTTACAGATGAATTACCCTTATTTGAAGGCGCAAATTTTTTCGTGGACGACTTAGTTGTCTTTCAACGAAGTGCTAATATCATGAGAGTAAATCCTTTAAATAGTATTCGTGGTGAGATTAGAGGAACCGGGGACATAATTGCCGTGAATCGACCCGAAATTGTTGAGGTGGATGAATTTTTTACAGGGCGGCTAATATTTGAAGATTAGTGTATATTTACACGATTCTATGAAAAAATGAAGTATTCTCTTGGCGTAATCATCTTACTTTTTTCTTTACAGTTTTCAGTAGCCCAGCAACGTGAGACTTTTCCTTTTTCTATTGATGTAGATACATTCACAGGAAGTATACTAGAACACAATCCCGATATTGCTCACTTGATAACGGGACATCCTACCGGAATCATTGTACAATACAATCGAAAGACCTATGGTTGGAACGAACCTGAAGGCAGGTGGAATTATCCCGACTGGGGATTTACATTTTCCTATCAGGATATGAAAAACCCCTTCCTTGGTGAAAATTATGCGGTTTATGCGCATTTTAACTGGTATTTTCTTAACCGGAACATCCGGTTTACCATGGGACAGGGAGTATCCTACAATACGAATCCCTACGACCCCGAAACAAATTTTCAGAATAATGCATATGGAAGTCATTTCCTTAGCTCCACCTATTTAAAGGTGAACTATGTGAGGGAACGACTGGTGGGAGGAGTTGGCGTGCAGGCCGGATTTGGAGTTATGCATTACTCGAATGCAAATTTTAAAGCTCCCAACAACAGTACCAACACTTTATTTTTTAATGTGGGATTGAGCTATCAGCCCGATGCGATCAACTTCCCTACCTATATCCCGGTGGGGTCATGGAAAAGTACAAACTACAAGGAGCGAATTAAATACAATGCTGTAATACGGACGGGGAAGAATGAAGCCGATGTGAACGGACTCGGGCAATTTCCCTTTTATACATTTACGTTCTTTGCCGATAAAAGAATTAATTATAAAAGTACCTTCCAGGTTGGCGTAGATTTCTTCTTTTCCAACTTCCTCATCGAGTTGATCCGGTACAGGGAGGTTGCCTTTCCCGGAGACGGCCTTACCGGTGATGAGGATTACCGACGGGTAGGAGCGTTTA includes the following:
- a CDS encoding acyloxyacyl hydrolase; its protein translation is MKKEAMMKWMLILFFLATPLVGQEKYPGKYSFDVSYGYGTILRHNKNIAHLVIAHPQVITLGVNRKTFGEKPWQQSFNYPDWGLSFQFTDFRNEVLGKNFGILAHYNFYFLNRNVRLHLAQGISYNTHPFDLETNPKNNAFGSLLLSSTALGLYYDLPYLLDDFGLLFGISLYHHSNGSIKAPNTGTNILSFEMALSYNKSVQQENSFNSGEQEEVDRSVHWNVAVSGGFNSSDYLNLGTHPFAVVSGYADKRLGSISAVQLGAEIFFSEFLREEIRYVAAAFPKRGIDPDTDWKRVGIFAGHEFRIGDIGLPTQIGYYIYYPYTYESRVYLRVGGKYYFNHRWFTTLTIKAHAANAEAIEFGAGIRL
- a CDS encoding head GIN domain-containing protein, with the translated sequence MKKYLIILFVILAACDSSDAPDCLRVAGNREVRFFSVSEFNSIRIEDNINLVIRQGDEIKVSVEAGKNLFEEIKVVVEGNTLVITNDSRCELFRNYEDVTALVSAPNISEIRNASIGNVYSEGILNYPVLSLGSNTNGGIDNVKKSGDFIVELNCDLLIAEANGFSRYFVSGIAREARIVFTDELPLFEGANFFVDDLVVFQRSANIMRVNPLNSIRGEIRGTGDIIAVNRPEIVEVDEFFTGRLIFED
- a CDS encoding acyloxyacyl hydrolase, which translates into the protein MKYSLGVIILLFSLQFSVAQQRETFPFSIDVDTFTGSILEHNPDIAHLITGHPTGIIVQYNRKTYGWNEPEGRWNYPDWGFTFSYQDMKNPFLGENYAVYAHFNWYFLNRNIRFTMGQGVSYNTNPYDPETNFQNNAYGSHFLSSTYLKVNYVRERLVGGVGVQAGFGVMHYSNANFKAPNNSTNTLFFNVGLSYQPDAINFPTYIPVGSWKSTNYKERIKYNAVIRTGKNEADVNGLGQFPFYTFTFFADKRINYKSTFQVGVDFFFSNFLIELIRYREVAFPGDGLTGDEDYRRVGAFIGHELRFSKSAFVSQLGYYVYWPYEFENRIYNRLGIKRYFFDDKFFGVITVKAHWAKAEAVEFGVGVRI